AGGTCCAACAACCTTTTGATGCGAACTGGCCAGTGTTTCCTCTTAAatggtttcatttttttaggaaggtattttctttccctttaatcacattcaattttcttttctctacataccattttatccattttaagaaaaaatcaCACCCAATCCTTTAAATTACCACAACTCTGCACtgggaaatcaaattttgtatgcCAATGGATGTCAGACAACCTTTGTTACTTGTCTTTttttgtgttgtgagtgtgatcaATTTGCTATATTGGGTTTTTGGGGCACAGGGAGATAACGGAGGAGGGTTATTGTTACCTGGTTcttcataaggaagggagaaaTAGGAGAGCTTTGAGGGATAGACTTAACAATTTACTACACTTTTAACGTTTTTAGTCTCCTATGGAAATTGTTGTCAAACATTTATGATCTTGATAGTGGTGTCAGTATCATTTTGGTCCTATTGATTCAGTTTTCAGCAGTTTTCACAAAAAATATACTATTCAGggtgaaaaattaaaaatttctgtTTTTCATTCACTTCCCAACCGTGTATAATGGAGTTCACGGTGCTCAGAATTTGAGGATTGTATTGTTAGAGTTTATCATTCCAATCTGCATATTCATACGTTCTTTATGATATTTATACTAATAGGCATTAGTTAGGCACACTGAATTTTCAGAACTGAAATATTTGATAGATCATCCTTTTCACATCAGCCTTTCTaaaaaatcaatctttttcTCCAATTTACTGGGATATACGTCTCAATTTGAGTTTTAGGTAAGTTAGCTGTCTGTGGTTGGACGAGTGGGTTTTGGAGGGGCCAAGGTCTGCAAAATGAAATCTGTTTGTCCCTTATAAGTGCTTTGCTCATGAAATAATTGAACTAGGTTCAATGTTTTTTAACACGGAGAATAAGAATTTGCTGCCAAGAATTGGATTATGTATACTTTTGACGTAATGAGTGGAAGAAATCTGATTGACAATTAGGTGTTGATACCCGAACATTTTTTGTCGTCTATGGGTTGTCCTTCACAATCATGAATCTGACTTCTACTTGTAtaagaatttgaaaatctttaaatttttgtgcAGTATATTCGTCCTAAACTCAGTTGTGATCCCTGCACTGTGGTGGATATTACCTGGTCAATGCTCACAGTTTGTTTCTCATGAACTGTGTGACTTAGGTGGcactttgaaattttattctttcttacGTCTGGCACTCATTCAGCTCTGTTACGTAAGTGTAAAATGTACTACTTTTAAAGTGCACATTGACCATACAAAGTACTTTGTTGTGTTACTTTCCAAGTTGATTCTGTTTTCCATTATAACACATGGATTTtcattattcatattatttgaaGAATCTTTGACAAGTTTTGCCTTGAATGTTTGCATAATTGCTGAACCAGTTTGGAAGAATCTATTGATGAGAAAAGCATGGAAGGTCTAATGGAAATATGAAATTTCAAAAGTCAATGTTTGCAATGCTAGTTGCATAAttccttaaatttttttttctattttcttttgatGCAATGCATTTTAGATATTTTGATGTATCTAGTTTGCACAAGAAAAAACTCTGTaactttgaatttgtttttccaTTTAATCTGTTGTGATTGTCCTTCTTTTTGTTCCCTGCAGGTGCTCTGGTTTTACCCATTATACGTGTTCAGCATAGTTCTCAGCACAATTtggtaatattttctttctaataatcACCTGTCTTgcatctttattttcattttctatatcTTGGGCTGAcctttgttgtttatttatgcTCGTTGAACCAGTGTTGGTTCTTTCCCATGCAGGTTaaaagtttgatattttttttgggAATTTTCTTTACAATGATGGTTTCTCAAATtctcttgaatttttttttatggagtAAGATGTCtcagtaatatttttatgagaCTTATTATCATATGAATATATACATCTTATTGTGATATTtgatcttatttattttgtgattttgatcatattttctaatatatatatatatatatatatatatatatatatataaatatataaatatatataagcCGTGTCCATGCTTCATAGTCAGGAACATTGCCAAGTTCCTTGTGGAAATGCATGATGACATGTAAGAGGGATTACAATATCCGCAACATTCATTGATTTCACCTTCCAAATTTTGGGTGTGAATGACAAACATAATGGAGGCTCCTAGATCTAAACATCAAAGATTTTATGATCAATACTGCGTGTAGTTCAATTGGATTCAATACACGCAGTCCAGGGAACTACATAAGGACTGAAAAATTTCCCTGCACTGGGCATCCAAAGATTTTTCAGTCCTTATGTAGTTTGGACCCCTTCTGTAAAATTATGACATATTTGATGTGTGTTATTAcatttttcccctttttaattatttccagACGAAAAATGAGGAAAATATTACATTTGAAGCTGCTATTATAAGTGGAAGGACTAAATTCTGTTCTATGGGAGGACTCAATTTTCTCCTTGATGCAAGAGGCTTCCATGCGTTTTATTACTGGCCAGCAAAAACCTGAAGGGTACAAATTAGTCATGGTTGTGTTAGACACTTTTTCTAAATATGCCCCATTTTCTCCGAATAAAACACCCTTTCACTGTCATGGTTGTTGCTAGAATTTTGTTGAAGTGGTACGATTACATGGTTTTCCAAGTGCTATTTGAATAAGAGAGCGCTTTTGTTCCTCAGCAGTGTCTGTTAATAGACAACTTTGCCTACAAGGGACATTTTTAAGATTAGCATGTCCTATCCTATCATCCATATGCAGAAGACAAACTGTGGTGTTTAGCATCTGTTTGGAGACTTATTTGCAGTCTTTTGCTTCTGAACAGTCTAAACGTTTAGCATTTTGCTTTTCTTGGGCTGAATTTTTAGTACACTTGCTGCTGCTTCACTACCTTGTTCATTCTTGTTGAAGCAGTATATGGTTTCCCTCCCTCAGCTAGTATACTCTATATCACTGGTGAGGCTTTAGTTGAGTTAGTAACCAAGATGCTGGTTGAGGGATAGATATGAGGCACCCCAGGTAGCTCAAATTCAGCATATCAAGGCCGCAACAAACTAGTAGGAGCTATACTGATACTCAGAGAAGGGAAGTTATCTTCAATGCTGGCAATTGAATCAGTGTCAAACTTTGGCCACTTAAGCAGATTTCAGTAGCCAAGAGTTCTAAGTTGTTGCACATGTCAAGTCTGATGCAGTTCTGCTTCCTATTGACACCTTTGTCCTAGGAAAGACTGTGACTGAATGGCTGATCCTGTGGAAATATAAACCAGTAGGGGAGGTTACTTGGGTAGAGGAGAGAAGCATCAGAGGTCAATTCCCAAGCTTCTGCCCTATGGTCAATACAGCTTTTAAGGGTGGTCACTGATGGAAATGAGGATCCAAAACTGAAGCCCGTAAAGGTTTATTCTGTGAACTTGAACCAAATTAGCATGACTTCTGAAAGTGTGTGAGTGGGTGAGTTAGTTGGTTACTAAGATGAAAAGAGAAGGCTGAGAGGTTTCTCCACAGTTGGGAGCTCttactcttttttttgtttttgtttatatatatatatatatatatatatatatatatatatatatatatttgctttCCCTGTTTCTTACTGAATATATCAGTCTCCCTATGAAAGGTAGGATTTATTCCTATCAGAATACTAACACATTGGTTTTAGGTACAATGACATTGCCAAGTATGGGTATGCTGCAATGGGAAGATCTAAGCTGACTGTAGAGAAAGGCTCAAGACAAAACAACTCTCCAAGTATACAAGATGCTCATCATGTAAAAGGACCGTCTGGCTTGGGAGGGTAAAGTTCTAATTAATAGTTACTTTTTAGagcaatattttttcttattttctatttgatATTAGTTTTTTTCGGGGTAAATGGTGGAAAAGGTTCAGCTACTGTGTTTACTTAATTCAGGGTCATGATTGGAATAGGACAGCAGGTGTACTCGATACTCCTTttgagtgttttttttcttgaggTACTAAAATCGTTACAATTTCAGTTTCTATGAGTCTAGGATAACATTTGCATGCTCTGATATGCAGTAAAAATAATCCTTACATATGCTATTTCTGATGTTATATGCAGGTATATGCAACAGGATTCATACCATATATAGGCAAGctgattaatttttttctcctttcctGGATGTATGCATATTACTGCTTCGAGTACGTGGTCTGTAATTTCATCTGTTATTTGATGTCTTTAATAGTTGAACGCATGCTCATTAAATATGCTTTTTTCATTAGGTACAAATGGAACTTCAATGAAGTGGCTCTTGACAAAAGGCTGGACTACTTTGAGTCATACTGGCCATTTTTTGCGGGATTTGGTGAGTATGATTGCAATCAACTAGCACTAATCGGGAGAATTAACCAATCATCTTGGCAAGAGAATTTCACATGTTAGATCATGAGGATTTCCTTTGATTggttttattggttttatgtGATAAAAGGTAAATCATAATCAGTCTCTGTAACACGTGTAAGTGACAAAGTTATAGGTTGTAGGTGGAAGAATGATGACTAAGGGAATATGGATGAGGTTTGTAGAATTTCAACATTGTGGAGTGGGAAGTTAGTTAGCAGAATCCATATAATTCATATTGAAATTGTCTCCTTAGCTGCTGAAGTTTAAAATTCATTCTTAATTATATCATCTTGAAGAATGATAAACTACATTGGAACACTTTTTTTCTCCAATAATTTACCTATGTTTTGCATGATATTTGAGATTAATATGTAACTTATGTCCTCACAGGGAGCCCATGTGTTTTGGccatattctttttctctccccTTGTTAGTTATGGGATTATGGCTATACTCTTCCCACTGGTATGGtgaatatgttgtttatttcccttccattttttttgtctcctgcattttttatgtatttttcatttccttttgatattcaaaattaaaatatgatgaaTAAACTATATACTGGACTATAAACATACGTTGTATATTTCAGTTTGTTCTAACTGCAACTGGGTCAGAGTCAGAGCAAGAAATATCCTTCGAAAAACATAAGTGGAGAGCTGCTGGAGTGGAAAGACTTCCAATATTTTATGTTGCAGACAAAGTGTCGTAAGCTCTTCATTAAATATCCCTTTGCTCTAGACATTGCATTAATAAACTTAGCTACTAGGCAAGTAGACCCAAAAGAGGAAAAGGGTGAATAATGCCTAATGTTGTTCCAATGATGATGGAAACTTGCATTTTTCTTTGACGAAATTGAGGCTGCCAAATCCTTGTTAGTAACCATACATTTTCTTCACCTCTTCTTTGTTGCTGCCTCTAAATACATGTATCTTTCAAgttgaaaatatatgttaaaagttaatgttatttttgtctGTTTGATAGAAATCTTCACCATTTGCTATAGATGGAAGATGCTGCTATTATTTGGCCACTATAAGAAATTAAACTCTTCCAGTGGAAAAGGAATTTTCTAATGTTATATTGTTATAGTTTAAATGATTCTGTGATTCtagcttatgataaaaaaaactaatgtttCTTGATTCTCAACTTATTTCTGGTAGTTTATATGTTATCCAGAGTGTCTTTTTACTCATAGTATAAGGTACAACATGCAATGAATGAATCGCAATTTGATGACCCAAAATTCTGGTAACGAGTTAATGAGTGATGATGAGCATGCATGATGCATTATGATTTTAGCCAAACCGATTGGTATTTGTGTAGGTTGTGGATGTTATCTCTTTTACCATTGGAAAAAGGGGACCAGGTGCAAGACAGAAAAGAACAATAAGGTTGTCNTGGTCAGTTATTCTGGCATTGCTGATGACAAGTGAGAACACAAACAGATTTGTCCTCAAAGgctgtatttattttatactttactGTGCAAATAGTTATTCAGCATATATGAGCAACTCCCTCCCACCTTCCCCTTTCACTTTTGCTAAAAGTTCatcaatttgtttcttttgctaTATCTGTCTCCTTTTTAATGGTGTAGGACCAATTTTATGTAACAACTGATGTGATGGGCTGCACACGTGACTCAGAATTCAGACGCAGAGAGatcaaaaatcacaaagtggACCACATTACAGGCAAAATTACTGTATAGGAATCTACTCCTTCCTAACATTTTATACAAACCATGCTCTATTTAAAACATGGTCATTGAAATTTGAAGTGTGCATATATCTTTCAAGCAGTGATGGAATGCTAGTCTTTGAAATTCTCTTTCATCTAATGCAAAACTTTGAAATTTCAGagtttttttgttcttgtagtTCATGTTTAATTTCTCTAAAACAAAATCCTCAAGTTCATGTGCTACAGCTACAATCAGTTTGTGGACACATGCAGCAGTTATCTACTACCTGATAGAAAGTCCTTGAGTTCATATATAAATGTGTTAAGGTAAATCATATTTATGCAGGTTCTCCTTTGTTaaggtaaataattttttatgttttaaatcaATGACGTTTATCTTCATTTTAGTAAATGGTCatccatttttcttattttagtttaaattaatataaaaaatttaaatataaaaaaattattcatgaacaaaaaatcgattgatttaatttatagaaaattcgTTCTcgtattttctatataaatgaCGTGTACACAttgaaacatattttcaatttttatgtatCGTATTCGTATTGTGTCATAATTTGCTGCAACACAGTTCTGTATGAAATATGGGCTAttgcatatatatttattacttttgtttACGTGTTTATGTTTTTGCTATTCCCACTCCCCCTTTTGTTAAGCTCATTCCAACATTGTAATGAAACTAGTTACTGGATACCCCTAACAAATATTGTGCAAAATCACAACCGATAGcagtattaatataaaaaattatactataaacatgtttataaagcattaatatatatatatgttgtgtgTATgcatatagatagatagataaaaTACAGTagttatttatgataaaataactaataataataataataataataatagttttagcTATATTTAGGCAGGacaaaaaaacacattaaaggATCGAATgccattttacttttatataatatttttcctttttaattttacgatatgagctttttttttttaactttgttttcaGAGATGTTAATGATTCGTATATTCTATTATATCTAATGCCTTTTCCTTACAATAAACTTAGCCTTTAATCCAAATAATcctgaataattaaaatacaaatttataccTAATGtatagttatattatattatttgtatcgAGATATATACGTTACAGGGTATATTAATTATAGTTGCCTACTTCAAATTCGCGTTTAAAATCAGTACATCGGGTCAACATTGACTTAAACTTGTCCTGTGTACAGTGAAGTTTGGATTCCAATgaataaagtatataaaaattttaatacattagagagaatataaatataaaataatatctaagaTATTATTCAGAAAGAAATAAATGTTAAGGACGTACCTTCTCTCTAACATACCTTTCcgcatttattaaattatttaattaaagggaAGGTcgtaaaaaatgataaatttaatgaaataaaaaattgttactgttttttatttcacatgTTATGCGGTGGGAAAGAGTTTAGcagaaaaacataataaaagcAGTGAAAAAGAGTGGGAGAAGAGAATCATTGTCCCATAGTTTGAGGACCACGCGCGGCACTGTTACAGAATCACACTTGCTTTGCTCAAAACCAAACCCGCACTTGGGAGGCATATGATTGGAGCACGTGAAGCGCGTGGCACTTTATTATTATGATTCGGTGAGATGGTCCCCACCCAATACTTAATACAGCTTGATCGATGGATCGCTAGAATCCATCCTGGCCGTTCGTTTCTTCCTTCAATCTCTCTCTCATCATTTCTCCATGTCCTTTCCTTAAACACATAAAGTGAAAACCCCAAAACACGTCTTCCGATATCCTTATAATTAaacatgaaataattattttttaatccttAGGTCAAAACTTGTGCTTTTCCTACTAACTAAAACCCTTGTATTTTAGTACTACTCCACTGTCATATACTATTCCCAATTTCATAGTTTTTCAAACCTTTGATAAAAGAAGGTAAATTTTAGTGTAAAGTGAGTGAAAGTTTAGTTTTGTCCGGTAACAAAGTAGAAAGGTAGGGGTATCCTATGGTGTTTCCATATTCACATGTTTGTAAGaaaaacacatacacatatattaatataatgtattttaaacaTAAGTATCTATGTTTGGAAATTGgattatgaaattgaaaaaagaatgaaaattggGAAAGGAAATAAgggtaaaagataaaaagggaaagaaaaattagaaagagaGAATGATTGGGTAATGAACAGAGTGTAGTAAGAAGTAAGTAAGTAATCTGAAATTGACTGTTAAAGTCAACAGCAGAGTCATTTTCCTTGCCGTCctgcttcttcttcattatctatgcatttctctttctctttcttttgtctttttcccATCTCCATTATTCAATCTTCAACTTTCCCATTTTCCCACTCCTTTCACAAACACCTCTAAATATATAGCcttttttttcatcatctttACATCACCAATTCTTTAAATATCACACCATCATCAATGTCAAACCAACCTATCACTTCCTAAACCTATACACATTCAACCAATATCATAGGTATACCACTGAACTCATAATTCAAGCTATGCTGCTATGGAGTgaggatttaaaattttagaagtgAGAAAATAAGAGTGGTGGAAATGAATGGCTTCCATCCTCTGACATCCCCTGAAGTTTATAAACTTCATAGGCACAGATGAGTGAGTCACTGAGATCTGTATGTATACTGAAGC
Above is a genomic segment from Vigna radiata var. radiata cultivar VC1973A chromosome 10, Vradiata_ver6, whole genome shotgun sequence containing:
- the LOC106776264 gene encoding protein EI24 homolog — its product is MEVSDKVKMAAFLWLEGLGEACCLHRVVLLCMRSNNLLMRTGQCFLLNGFIFLGSIFVLNSVVIPALWWILPGQCSQFVSHELCDLGGTLKFYSFLRLALIQLCYVLWFYPLYVFSIVLSTIWYNDIAKYGYAAMGRSKLTVEKGSRQNNSPSIQDAHHVKGPSGLGGVMIGIGQQVYSILLLSVFFLEVYATGFIPYIGKLINFFLLSWMYAYYCFEYKWNFNEVALDKRLDYFESYWPFFAGFGSPCVLAIFFFSPLVSYGIMAILFPLFVLTATGSESEQEISFEKHKWRAAGVERLPIFYVADKVSLWMLSLLPLEKGDQVQDRKEQ